The following are encoded in a window of Episyrphus balteatus chromosome X, idEpiBalt1.1, whole genome shotgun sequence genomic DNA:
- the LOC129920490 gene encoding glutamine--fructose-6-phosphate aminotransferase [isomerizing] 2-like isoform X4 produces the protein MCGIFAYMNYMTPKSRAEVLELLVNGLKRLEYRGYDSTGVAIDSMDGKDIVMVKRCGKVKVLEDAIAEKFSGPNFDEPIQTHVGISHTRWATHGVPSETNSHPQRSDETNSFVVVHNGIITNYKDVKTFLEKRGYVFESDTDTEVMAKLIHHLWKQHPGYSFRELVEQVIQQMEGAFAITFKSKHFPGECVASRRGSPLLVGIKTKTRLATDHIPILYGKEHRPHGTAREMPVLPRSESTSEFMPLEDKEVEYFFASDASAVIEHTNRVIYLEDDDVAAVKDGALSIHRLKRCVDDAHAREITTLKMEIQQIMKGNYDYFMQKEIFEQPESVINTMRGRMNFVNQTIVLGGIKEYIPEIKRCRRLMLIGCGTSYHSAVATRQLLEELTELPVMVELASDFLDRNTPIFRDDVCFFISQSGETADTLMALRYCKQRGALIVGITNTVGSSICRESHCGVHINAGPEIGVASTKAYTSQFIALVMFSLEMSEDRISLQQRRKEIIDGLSNLDKQIRKVLQLDSKVQELAKDLYQHKSLLIMGRGYNFATCLEGALKVKELTYMHSEGIMAGELKHGPLALVDGSMPVLMIVLRDPVYIKCMNALQQVTSRKGRPIIICEEGDEETKSYSSRSLEIPRTVDCLQGILTVIPMQLLSYHIAVMRGCDVDCPRNLAKSVTVE, from the exons atgtgtg GAATATTCGCATACATGAACTACATGACACCAAAATCTCGTGCTGAGGTTTTGGAATTACTCGTCAATGGTTTAAAGCGTTTGGAATATCGTGGTTATGACTCAACTGGTGTTGCTATTGATTCTATGGATGGCAAAGATATTGTTATGGTAAAGCGTTGTGGCAAAGTTAAAGTACTTGAAGATGCTATTGCTGAAA AATTCAGTGGCCCCAATTTTGATGAACCAATTCAAACTCATGTTGGTATATCGCATACCCGTTGGGCAACTCATGGTGTTCCTTCGGAAACAAATTCTCATCCACAACGTTCGGACGAAACTAACTCATTTGTTGTTGTACACAATGGAATAATTACAAATTACAAAGATgtgaaaacatttttggaaaaacgtGGTTATGTTTTTGAATCAGATACTGATACTGAAGTGATGGCTAAGCTGATACATCATTTGTGGAAACAACATCCTGGCTATTCATTCAGAGAATTAGTTGAACAGGTTATTCAGCAAATG GAAGGTGCATTTGCTATTACATTCAAATCAAAGCATTTCCCTGGTGAATGCGTTGCATCGCGTCGTGGTTCACCATTATTGGTTGGTATTAAGACAAAGACTCGTTTAGCTACAGATCACATTCCAATTTTATACGGaaaag AACATCGTCCACATGGTACTGCTCGTGAAATGCCAGTTCTTCCACGTTCCGAAAGCACCTCAGAATTCATGCCCCTAGAAGATAAGGAAGTCGAATATTTCTTTGCATCGGATGCATCTGCTGTAATTGAACACACCAATCGTGTCATATATTTGGAG GACGATGATGTGGCTGCAGTTAAAGATGGTGCCCTTAGCATTCATCGTCTTAAGCGTTGCGTCGATGATGCTCATGCTCGTGAAATTACCACTCTAAAAATGGAAATCCAACAAATCATGAAAGGCAACTACGATTACTTCATgcaaaaggaaatttttgaacaaCCCGAATCCGTCATCAATACGATGCGTGGTCGTATGAATTTTGTCAATCAAACTATTGTCCTTGGTGGTATTAAAGAGTACATTCCCGAAATCAAGCGTTGCCGTCGTCTCATGTTGATTGGTTGTGGAACATCATATCACAGTGCTGTTGCCACAAGACAGCTATTAGAAGAACTAACTGAACTGCCCGTTATGGTTGAATTAGCCTCTGATTTCTTGGATCGTAATACCCCAATTTTCCGAGATGATGTTTGTTTCTTCATCTCACAATCTGGTGAAACAGCCGACACATTAATGGCATTGCGTTATTGCAAGCAACGCGGTGCTTTGATTGTTGGAATCACCAATACTGTGGGTAGTTCGATCTGTCGTGAGTCCCATTGTGGTGTTCACATTAATGCTGGTCCTGAAATTGGTGTTGCCTCAACTAAAGCTTACACATCACAATTCATTGCATTGGTTATGTTTTCACTGGAAATGAGTGAAGATCGCATTTCATTGCAACAGCGTCGCAAGGAAATTATCGACGGATTGTCAAATTTGGATAAACAAATCCGAAAGGTTCTACAATTGGATTCGAAAGTACAAGAATTGGCTAAGGACTTGTATCAGCACAAATCTTTGCTTATTATGGGAAGGGGTTATAACTTTGCAACATGCTTGGAAGGTGCCTTG aaaGTGAAAGAATTAACATACATGCACAGCGAAGGTATTATGGCTGGAGAATTAAAACATGGACCCTTGGCACTTGTAGATGGTTCGATGCCAGTTCTGATGATTGTACTCCGAGATCCAGTCTACATCAAATGTATGAATGCCTTGCAACAAGTAACATCGCGCAAGGGACGCCCAATTATCATCTGCGAAGAAGGTGACGAAGAGACCAAGTCCTATTCGTCAAGAAGTTTGGAAATTCCACGAACAGTTGATTGCCTACAAGGTATTTTAACAGTCATTCCCATGCAATTGCTCTCCTATCACATAGCCGTGATGCGTGGCTGCGATGTTGATTGTCCGAGAAATTTGGCAAAATCCGTCACcgtcgaatag